TCCCACACGTCGATCTCGCCGGACCTTCGACACGCCTTCTCGACGGCGCTTGCGGTGATGCCGAGTTGGCTGGTGATCGTGGCCAGGGATTGGCCGCCGTCGACAAGCCACTTGATGCGCTCGAATGTGGTCTCGGCTGCGTCGCTAAGGAACGGCGTCGCGGCTGGGTTGTCGATTCCGTTTGGTCCCATGTCGTCGTCCCAAGCAAGCGGTGGTGCCCACCCGTGTCGTCGGGCCGCCCCAATCGCCCTCGATCTCCTCGCCTTCTCGGCGCCGGGCGTTGGCACTCCTGGCCCTTCCCAGAGCGCGTCATACATGGCGGCGACGGCATCTCGCACACGGATGGTGACGGTTGTGCGACGTCCGGCTATCAGCGCCTCGACGGCGGCACGACAGATTCCTAGATGCTCGCCGAGCTCTGGCCGACTCCACCCCACTCGGCAGAGTGCGCGAAGCCTCCGAACGGTGCCGGTCGGGTCTGTCGTCAGCGATCCGCAAGTTGCTGCCTGGTGTCTCCATGTCTTGTGCTGGCGAGTGTGGGCCGTGCAGCAGGTGGTGCATCGGCACCCGTGATGGGTGTAGCAGTCGGCGCTTTCGGGGTGCGGGCAGAGGTGGGCGGTCCTTGCGACTCTCTGGCGGAGGGGTCTCAGGGTTTCGCCGCGGAGTTGTTGTTGATGGTGTCCGTTGCACAGGCCTTTGCTTCTGATCGGACGCCCACACCCGTCAAAAGCGCACACGTTCGCGTGCAGGCTGATCGGGTCGGCGGTCATGCTGGCTCTCCTTGGATCAGTGCTGACGGCTGCGCGAGTCGAGTGCGCAGCGACAGGTCGAGGTAGTCAGAGTTCAGGTCGATGCCGACGTAGCGCCGGCCGAGTTCAGCTGCGGCGAGGCCGGTGGTGCCTGATCCGCTGAACGGGTCGAGAACAATGCCGCCCGGCTTGCATCCGGCGGCGATGGCTCGGCGGGGAATCTCGACCGGGAAGGTGGCGAAGTGCGCCTCGCTGAACGGCTGGGTGGCGATCGCCCAGACGTCGCCGGGGTTGCGCTTCTCGTGGACTTCAAGCAACGTCGATCCAGGGTTGCCGCCCCAACGTCGCGCGCCCTTCTCGGTGCCAGTTGCGTCTGCGTAGGCGGCGAGGGTGTTCGGCTTATTGCCGGGCGCCTCGCCTGTGCTCGCCACCTTGATCAGGTCCAGATCGAACCAATACCGGCGACTCTTGGCGAACAGGAACAGGTGCTCATGCTTGGTGCTCAGCCGGTCAGTGACGGACTCCGGCATCCCGTTCGGCTTCGCCCAGATGATGTCGTTGCGCAGAATCCAGCCGTCATCCTGCAAGGCGAAGGCGGTTCGCCAAGGGACTCCGAGAAGGTTCTTCTCCGGGAGCACGACGCCGGGCTTTCGCCGGCGGGTGTCGTTCTTCTCTTGAGCTAGGCCGTGCTTTCGCCCCTCAAGCATCGACCCGGAGCCACGTCCCGATCCGCCCTGCCTTGCGTAGCTGTCCCCCAGGTTGAGCCACAGCGTCCCGTCGTCAGCCAGCACCCGGCGCACCTCGGCGAACACTGCCACCAGCACGGCCACGAACTCTGCCGGGGACGCCTCCGCGCCGATCTGGCCGGCCACGCCATAGTCACGCAGGCCAAAGTAGGGCGGGCTCGTCACGCAGCAGTCCACCGAAGCGTCCGGCAACTCGCGCAGCACGGCGAGCGCGTCCCCGTGGAACAGCGTCACCGAATCGTCGGAGTAGTACGGGATCATCGGTGTCCTTCTTCGTGCTTGCGCCACCGCGCGAGGGCGATGGCGAGGTTTGGGTGGCCGGATTCGTAGGCGTCGCAGTCCGGCCGGGTGCAGGCCCACCAGTGGCGACCGGAGCGGGCGACACCGCGGGCGGGGTTCATGCCGCACTCAGCGCTTCGGCGACCTGCCCGCCGAGCCACTGTGCGACGTTGACCGCGACGGCGTTTCCGGCCTGCATCTGCTGCTCACCGCGGTTGCCGGTGATGATGTAGTCAGCCGGGAAACGCTGGGCGTTCGCTGACTCTCGGGGGTGGAGCATGCGGAAGTAGCAGTCTTCGACCGAGACCTGGCCAGCCATGAGGCCGTGGCTCTCATGAGTTGCTTGGGTCGACAGCGGCTCGGCCAGACTGTGAGGCCTGGCGCCCTTGCGGTAGGGAATCACCAGCATCGGTCGAGTCGTCGTGACCAGGGCGGGCGTCGGCTCGGTGACCGGCTTCGCTTTGCCGCCGGAGGCCGGGCTCATGAGCATCGCACCCGCCGGCACAGTGAGTCCGTGATGGAACCCGCCGGCAGAGAAGGTCTGCAGCGGATCGCCGATCGGCGTGGCGGTCCCGTTTCGGCGCAGCATCGTCACGAAGGGCTCAGCCATGATGATCGCCTCGCCGTTCTTGGTGGAGCGGGTCGGCAGTGGCCCGCAGTCTGGGTCAAAGGCGCGAGCCCCGGTGTCGTGGTTGGTGGCCATCACGAACTTGGTGGCGATGCCAGTCTGCGAGCTCGTCGCTTGCGTGGGGAACGGCCAGACGCGGGGGTCGTCGGCGCGCAGGTAGTTTCCTGGCTTCCCGGTGGCCGCGTCGTAGGTGTTCCCAGCGGCTGCGACCATCACAGGATCGGACACCATGCGTAGGCCCGCTTCGATCCGGCGCAGCGTGCCCCCTGCGAGGGGGCGCATGCCGAGGTCGACCCGGTCCCCGATCCGAATGCCGAGGTCGGTCCAGTCGATCGCGGCCGCAGCTGGCGCTACGTATGGCTCCACCTGGCCGTGGTTCCCGACCGGACAGACATAGATGTACTGCTGCCGGTACTTGCCGATGTGGCGTCCGGGCTTCTTCCACCACTGCACCGCGGCGACATTGGCGTCGCACTTCGGGCACCAGGCCAAAGGTCGCGGCTCGACGTCCGGCTTACGGACTCCCTTGCGGGTGAACACCATGTACAGCCGGTCTCGCCACTGCGGTGCGTGCGGGTTCGCCTCGCCGCCAACGTGAGCGGCGCTAACCGATATGAACTGCACTTCGTAGCCCAGGGCAGCCATCGCGGAGAGCCAGATGTCGAACAGTTCCCAGGCCGCAGCCTCGACGACGTTCTCGATCATGACGGCCTCGTACTGGTGGATCTCGCAGGCGCGGATCACCTCCCAGAAAAGGTGACTCGGGTGCGCTCGAATGCGGCGCTGGCCACATGGCCGTGCTCTTCGAACAGCGACGGGCCTGCCTGGCCGCCACGGTCGCGCTTTCGGCGGCCCCCTGCGGGAGACACTTCCGTGCAGATCGGCGAGGCCCACAGCGCGCGAGTCCGGGGCAGATAGCGCAGGTCGACGGCCTGGAGGTCGGCGCACAGGTGCTCCGTGTCGGGGTGATTGGCCGAGTGCGTCTCGATAGCGGTGTCCCAGTGGTTCGCCGCGAGCTTGACCTGCCAGCCGGCAGCGCGCAGCCCTGTCGACGATCCACCCATGCCACAGAAGAAGTCGGTGACGTCGAGCGTCGTGGCGGTCTGATGTTGGGTGAGCATGTTCCTTCAGTTCTCTCTTCTTGGGGTACGCGAAGACCCCGCCACCAGCAGGTAGCGGGGTCTCGCTTGGGGTTATCGGGTCAGTATCCAGTAGCGGATGAGAGCCAGGAGGCGAGTCACGACGCCTCCTTGGCTTCGAGGTAGCGCCACTCGATCCGGGTGACTTCGTCGGTGGGGCTCATGCCCTGGGCATCGATGAAGAACTTGCGGACAAACGCGGTCGGCGTCATGTCGGGGAAGCCTTCGCGTCCGACCTCAGCGCAGGCCTCGAGGTAAGAGGTTGGAGTGTCGGCATACTCGGCGCCGTAGAGCAGCATCAGCGACTCGCGACGGACGCTGACCACCTCGACCTCGGCGACGCGGACCAGCGGCTCTCCAGGCTTTCGGCCCATGACCTTCCGGCAGAGAGTGAGGCGGTCACCGGGCTTCAGCAGGTGCCGGCCGCTCCGGTCGAGCCACCAGCCCTTGCGTCGGGTGACGGTCTTTCGGCGCTCCACCACGGCTTGCTCGGTGAATGCCACGGACATCAGTCGGCTCATCGCAGTCCCTCCCCGATGATGGGCAGCCAACCGGCCAACGATGCGAGCTGGTCGAACATCTCCTGCCAGGCGTTGAGCACGGTGGCGAGGGCTACGAAGACGAACAGCGCGCAGAGGGCGACGATGATCCGGGTCTGGCGGGCGATCACGAGTCGGCCCTGAAGAGGTTCATTGACCAGAGGCCGCACCGACCGCATGCCCGACCAGGAACATGCCCGTATCCCTGCGGCACCCAGTGGTGGCCCAGGGTGCGGCACCTTGCGACCTTGGCCAGGTACGCCAGCCATTGCAGTGGGTGACGTGCGACGGTCCGCCAGTAGACCTGACGACCGGTGAGTCTGGTTCTCATCGCTCGCCTCCTAGCTCAGCGTCGATCTGATCTAGCAGGGCCAGCAGATCGTCGGTGGTCACGAGTCCCTGGAAGGCCGCGTCCCGCAACCCGCCCCTCACTCGGTCGGTGACTGCCTTGACGGCGACGGGAAGGGCTGCGGCCGTAGCGCTAACGAACCCCATACCCATGAGGTCCGGATCGCTGTTCGGCCAGATAACGCCCCACTCGGCCCGCGCCATCCGCTCGATGATCTGCTCTCGGGTCTCAGGCATCGGAGTTCTCCCGGCGGTTTGGACAGTCCTCGTTGCACACTCCATCGCCGCACGCTCGCCCAGGATGGAGGTAGGGGCGGTGTCGATCAGTCCTGGCCCGGGTGGGACGAGCCGGAAACCCATTCCCAGGCAAGATTTCCACGAAGACGCTCGGCACCTCAGGTGTCGGCAGGCCCATCGCCTCGAACACGGGGGTTGGCTGAGCGGCTGCGAACGAAGCGGGGTCGTAGGGGTTGTACGCCTGCCACGAGTCGGGCCGAAGTCCAGCCTTGAAGCCCTCACTCCACGCTTCGGCCTTGCCCTGCTCGACGGTAGGGGCCTCGGCGAATAGTGCGAGGACGGCGTCAGCGGCCGACTCGCAGGCAGAGCACGGACCAACTTCGACGTAAGCCTCGCCGTCGTTGACTCGGCAGATGGCCTCGGCGATCTCATCTCGGCTCGGTGCGCAGCGGGCAGGCTCGGTGGGCTGGTCTCCGTCGTAGATGACTAGCACCCTGCCTGCATGGAGGCGAGCGGTGTCGTCGTCAACGCGGACAATCATGTAGGTACCATCGGGTCGCGGGTTGTCGCTATCGCAGCACTCGCAACAGCCACCCGCATCCGAGCATTCGACGCACTCTCGCGGCTCTCCATTGGAGAACTCCAGGGCAACCACGCGGCCGGGGTACGACTCGGCGGTCGTGATGATGTCGGTCATCGCCTGGCCCTCCGCATCTCGCGCTGGTCGGGCAGCGGGGAGACCCCGAAGGTGATTCCGTTGCCGCCAATCCGGTCCGACCGGATCGCTCCACTCCCCACCGGGGACTCGTGGTACAGGCGCTCGGTGCTCGGGTCAGCGCACAGCGGATAGTGGTAGACGCGCTCGGTGGCGTCGAGCAGTTCCTCAACCTCGCCGGCGAACACTTCGTGGTCGTTGGGCAGCAGCTGCTCACGGAGGTGGCGAACCACCGCGATCCGCGCCTCGTTGGGGTCGGTGGTGTTGGTGACGAGCCAACGCCCGCCATCTTCGCCAACATCGATGACCTTGATGTCGTTCACTTCATTGCCTCGCATTCGTTGATGTGCTTGTCCAGCAGGTCGTTGGAGTGGAAGCGGGTGCCGCAGATGCACACCCACCAGCCGCGAGCCTTGTGTCTGCGGACCGCGACCAGGGAGCCGGTCAGCAGCACGACGACAGCCAGGAAGACCAGGGCCGTCCAGGTGACAGGGTCAGTGTTCATGGCCGTTCCCCTTCGGGTGGACCTTCGGCTGCTTGATCCAGCGTTGAAGCTCCTTCACCAGTGCCCTGGCGGCGGCCTCGTCGAGGATCACGGCGGCGTGCTGCGGATCGGGCACCGTCTCGCCCTTCTCCGACCGCCCCCAAAGGGTCACCGCGTTCGGAGATTCAATGCCGATCCGGAGCCACGGCCCCACCCCGTCACCCTCGTCTGCGTCGTCGTTGCCGGGAACGCAGAACGGGGCGATATCGGCGAGGCTGATGCCCGCGGGCATCTCGACCTGATCGGCCGGGTTCGGGTAGTGGTTGCTCCATCCCTCGGCATATGACCGGATCTCGCCACCCACCCAGTAGGGCTGGGGATCGCGGAAGCCGTTCTCGTCGATGACCTTGCCACCGACCGACTCGCCCTCGTCCTCCCAGCCGACGGTGATCCTGCTGCACCAGATGCTCATTCGATCCCCCACAGTGCGAGCCAGAACACGGACACGATCACGCCGACGACACCCAGCAGGCCCAAGATCAGAGCCAGGGCCATCGCAGGCCGATAGTTGGTGCTCATGCTGCCCCTCCTTCGATCGGTAGAACTCCCTCGGGAACCAGCCGACGGTCAGCTTCGAGTGCCGCAACGCGGTCCTTGATCAGCGCCTTGGTCTCGTCGGTGCGCGCCGCCCGGTAGAGGTTGCGCAACTCGTCCACGTCGGTGCATTCGGCGACCTGCTGCGGTGTCGGCTCGGTCGGCTTGGCGGCGGGTGCTGCAGCCTCGGAGAGCGGCTCAACGTGCCAGGTGCCGCCCTTGCCTCGCGTCGGGATGATCGGTGCATCCATCGGGCCGTCGATGTGTGACAAGGCCCTGATCCGGATTCCGCCGACCTTCTCGCCGGCGTAGAGCACGTTCATGTCGCAATAGAGTTCGACGCGGCGTCCGACATAGAGCGCGCCCTTGCCTCCCCAGCAGAAGGCAAGCACCCGCCGCTGGTTCTTCCCGGGCTTCCATGGGCGCGGGAATTCGGCAAACCGGATCGTGGTCGGCTGCTCCTGGCCCTTGGTAGTGCGGCACTCGGTGATGGTGAACACGCGAGGCCCATCAGCAAGATCGACAGCGTCTAGCTGCTCGGACTTCGGGGCGAGGGTGTCGCCGATATCGGACTCGGTCATCAGAAAGGCACCTCCTCTGGGCGCTGGTCGTATTCCCCGCTGGACAGCAATCAAGGCAGAGGCGGTGGTGCCACCACTGCTGATTGCCAACGTCAGGGTTATTGGGTGGGAGTGCGGTCGCTAGGTACTGCTGGCCGGACTCGATGTAGTGGCGCTCGCTTGCAAGGTGTCCATCGCAGACATGTCGTCGCCCGGCCGTCACCAGGCCAGCGATGGAGCCTGGGGTGAGCGTCACCCGGGCGCGGTAGTGGTCCATCACTCAATCTCCAGGTTGTAGTTGATTCGTTCGGTCGCGGGCAGCCCTTCGACTGCCTGCTTGTAGTTGGCGACCATCTCGGCGATGGTCTGCTCGGTGGCGGCTGTGGCGGCGATGATCGCTGCCTGCCATGCCGGGTCGGGATAGACCCTCTTGCGCCACATCGGCATGCCGCCGCAGTAGCTGATGTAGTCGCACCAGGCACGATTGGACGCGAGTAGCCCGGTCTGGATTTGGGCCATGTTCTCGGCCGGCACTTCGTCGGCGAGGATCGTTCGCATCTGGATCTTGGGCCGCCTGCTCTTGACCTCGATTAGCCCGTCATCGCCCACCAGACCGTCTGGTGAGTAGCCGATCGAGAAGCCCCAGTCGTCGCGGACGATGAAGCCGCACTCAGTCACCGGCTCGTACGTCTTCGAGTACAGGTCGCGGGCTAGTGGCTCATCCATCCGGCCACGCAGCATGTCGAAGCTCTCGTAGGTGTCGTCGCTGAACCCGTTGATCCGTTCGGCAGCAAGTAGAAGGGTGACCGCTCGGGCCGTGTCGCCAGTCGCAATGCCGTAGGTGGGCGGCTCGTCGGCGGCATCGGCTGTGCGGCAGTAGTGAAAGCCCTTCATGGGTGTTGGAGTCTTCCGGTTCGCGCTGAGGCATGGGAGCCCAGGATGAGCACCACAGCCAGTGCAGAAGACGGCCAGCGGATCGGGTGCTTCGACGGTGACCAGCGAACCGATCACCGAAGCTGTCACCATGCCGCACCGAAGCTCAAACCACTCGGGCGAACGCTGCTCCAGGTCGTGGTGGTAGGTGATGTGGGCGGTCATGCCGCCACCCGCCGTTCGCTCGCAGCCCAAGCCCGTACCGCAGACTCGGCCTCAGCGCGGAACTCGAAGCTGCTACCGACCTGCCACCATGAGCCGTCCGCCCGATAGCCGGTTGCGAACCATTGCCGCGCACAGCAGCCGGCGTGAACCTCGCCGATGATCGAGCCTCCTGCATCACGGATGACGGCATGGCGAACCATGGGCAGCACTCCGCCGCAACGCCCTAGCTCGCGCATCAGTCCTCGATTCCGTAGATCTCGGCCTGCGCCTTGATGGCTGCTAGCGGGTCGGTGTGGGTCATGAGAAGCCGCAGATCGGCCAGGTCCTCAGCGCAGAGCCGGTCGGCTAGGTCGGCCTCTTCCGCGGCAGTCAGCGGCCCTTGGTCGTCCTGCTCGGGGTGTTCGTGGTACATGTCGCCTCCTGTGGGCATTGGCAGTGGGTCCAGCGCCGGTCGCAGCGTGGGCAGTAGCAGTTGGGGCAGGGTTGCGGGATCGGGCCGTCAGGGTCGGGCTCGTAGATCACGCCCGACCCGCGGCACTGTCGGCAGGTCACGGCCACAGCAGGTGTGGCACGGTGGCGATGAGGGTTGCAATGACGATCAGTCCGAGGATCAGGATTCCGGCGCGGATCGTCGACGTGGTTGGTTCGGCGTGTTCGTGGTGGCGGTACTTGCGTCCAGCACTCATGGCCTGGTCCTCTCTGGTCTCAGATGTGCAGCAGCCCCCGGTGAGCGCGGGTACCGGGGGCTGCTGGGTGGGGTGGGTCAGGATGTGGGGGCTAGGAGGCCTTTGCGAGCTTCGGCAACTCGGGGCGCTCGGCCAGCTGCTCGGCGAGTTCGAGTCGATATACGGCGTCGCACATCTCGTAGGCGCAGCAGGCGAGTGGGCCGCGATGCTCGCGGTCATGGAACTGCTTGACCAAGTCGGCAAGTGGCTGCGGATTGGCGAGTGACGCCTGAACCGCCAATCCCCGCGACTTGACCTCTTCCATCAGGTCGTCATCGTCGATCTCGTCGATCACGTCCGCAACGTCGATATCGACGCTCACGAAGCTAGAGCGGAAGCGCTTCATCACTGCTCCTTTCGAACCATGCGCGCCATGCCCACGGTGAGCAGGCCGCCGATGATGAACCAGGCCAGCAGCAGACCGCCGCCGTTGAAGAAAGTCGGGAGCATCACAGCCACCCGCCGATCGTGTCGTCAGGACCGGCTTCTAGGCATTGCTTGGCCCATTCGCGCATACGTCCCTGAAGGCATCTGTCGTAGTCGCCCCAGCCGTTCGGCGGATTCATCGCCCGCCAATGCGCCGGATCAGTGCTCATGCCGTCCAGCACCTTCAGGACGTGAGCGCCCGCATCTCGGGCCTTCATGCCGACCAGGTCACCCCAGCCACAGAAGCCAGCCGCCTTGAGCATCGGCGACAGGTTGTAGGTGATATTCAGCTCGGCGTAGCGATCAGATCCACGCCCGCAATGAGGGCAGGGATCGCACACAATCCACACGTCAGCGCTCATCACAGCCTCCCTGCCACGAGTTCGCCCACAGCCCGATCCACCGGGACCGAGCGAGAAACGCCGCTGACCACCCGCCGGATCGTGAGAACCGACTGAGGGCTCTCCGTCGCAGGCTCGGACGGGTGCTCCCACAGCCACAGCAGCCGATCCCGCAACGTCCGGCGAGACACCGGAGTGCCAGCGGCCATCAGTGCTGCATGCTGGGCCTCGACCCACGCCTCTCCCTCAGGGCCGAGATCGTCGATGGACGCACCTCTCCCCATGCTCGGCGGGGCTTGGTCGATTACCCGTGTGTCGTTGGTGTCGTCCTCGATCGGGCGAGGACTTCGGCGGCGGCTCATGGCGCTGGCTCGATCCGGTCGGTGGTGGCCAGGAAGAGCGGGTCGTGAAGGCTCGCGTCGATCAGGGCGAGCCCAGAGAATCCCTCGCCACTGTCGGCAGCAGTCATCGGGGCATATGCGAGATAGCCCTCAAACTCGACCCCATCGCCAGTCGACTCCTCGGTGGTAGTCACTCTCACTCGCATGCCGTGGTTCGGGGCCTTCATCGCCGGAGCCCCTTCGCTGTCCGGTCGACATAGAGCACGATCAGACGCTCAGCCAACTCCAACTCGCCGGACGCGATCACCCGGCCAATGCGCTCGATGGAGGTCACGACGCCACCTCGGCAGCGGTCTGGGTGGTGCAGTCGTGGAACTCGACAGTCTCAGATGCCTCGATCCACCAGGACTCGGGCTCAACCACAGCGAACATCGATGCGGCGTACTTCTGAACCAGATCCAGCGAACTGGTCTGCTCCAGCATCTCGCGGCGCTGATATCCGAACTGGTCGGTATAGGTCCAATGGAGCGTGTAGGTCTTCACTGCTAGGCTTCCTTTCGTCTGAGGGCTTCCCGTGGCTTGCTGGCTGGTGGGGAGCCCTCGATCTGTGTCTTGGGGGTCAGTCGAGGACGATCGGGATGATCTCGGCGTCGGGCTTCAGGAGGTGTAGTTCCTGGAGCGGGTCGATGTGCGTGTGGTCGATCTGCGGCATCCGCGGAACCTCGCGGGTCTCGCCGTGCTCGGCGACCACCTGATCGAGCCACGCGAAGACGGACTCCTTGCCGTCGAACTCAGGCGCTTCGGTGGGCAGGTCTGGGAACTGCTCGCGGAGGAAGCCTTCACACTCGCGCGACACTCGGGGCAGCTGATGGGTCATCAGGTCCTCGTTGACGAGCCATCCGAGGATGTTGTAAACGCCTCCAATGTGGTCAGGGCTGACGAGCTTGCCGGTCGTGATGCTGAGGATGTCACCGACGTGGAATGTCTTGGTCTCGCTCATTGCTTCCTTCTCTCTGGTGTCTTGGGTGGGGTGGGGCCGGTCCCCCCGAACATCGACCCCACCCCGGGATCAGCAACCCCCTAGCTGCTGATCGGTCAGGCGGTCTTGGATTCGGCCCATTCGATGAGGGCCTTGCGCGGAATGCGGATCGCACCGGATGGCTTGCCGTCGATCTGCCGCTGCGTCTTCTTCGTAGATGAGCCGATCCGCACGCTGGCGAGTTCTTTGCTGGCGATGGCTTCCCGGATGATCGTTTCGCTGATGCCGTCGAGCAGCAGGGACGCGGATCGGACGGTGAGGAATGCGGGCTCCTCCATCACGCCACCGCCTCTTGCCCACCGAGTGCCGCGTACAGCCGGTCCATGCCCTTGGGAGTGACCCGGACCTGTGGGGCCGGCGACTCGTACTCGCCCGTGCGCTCGTTCAGGTAGGGACGGTTGGCGCGCTCAGCGAGCAAGCCAGCGTCGATCTTCCCCTGGTAGGCGCGCGGCCGTCCGTCATGGCGGCGGAAGATCCAGCCGTGCAGTTCCAGCCAGTCGAACAGCTTCCGGGGACCGATGTTGATCGAGGGGTCGCGGGACAGCATCTTCGCGGCATCCCCGACCTCGAAGTCCCCCGTGGACGAGGCGATGTTGTGCCATGCCCGTGCCGCCGGTTCGAGTTCGACGATCCGCAGCTTCGCGAGTTCGTGAGCCTCAGCCTCAGCGGCCAGCGCACGCAGCGCCTCCGGGTAGGACTGCGGGAGCGCCTTCGCGATGCCGAAGCTGCCGGTCTTGCGAATCTCAGGCAGCACGGTGTGGGTAACCCAACGCTGGAACGCCTTGACCGCTTCGCGGGGCCCGTCGTCCATCCGGCCGACCTGACGCTGCACGATCACGCGCCACATTCCGCCCTCGGAGATCACGAGCAGGTCCTGATCCCCAGAGGGGGTACGCGTCCTGTGCGTACCCTTCTCGTCGTCATCGAGTGCCCGGGTCATATCGGACGCCATGCGGTATCCGAGAATCGCGGCCACGTCGGAAGCGACAAACCAGGGTTCGCCATCAATGAGAACAGTTCGGAGTTCGCGCTGACCCTCGTACCGGAACGGGATGATCTGGGCGGTCATGCCGCGGCCTCGATCAGTGAGGCCGCGCTGATGCCTAGGGCGCTCGCGCACTGGATCAGCTCAGGAACGGTGAAGTCGGTCTCGCCGCGCATCTTGCGGCTGAGTGCCGCCTTGCTGATCTGCGCCTGCGCAGCCAGCCAGGATTGGGATCGCTGTTGCCGAGCGAGTGCGGCTCTCATCTCAGCGGCGAGGGTGGGATTTGCCATACGCCAAGCATGTGCCTAAGTAGGCACACTGTCAAGCATCTAATGAGATTCCGTCCAGGATTTGAGGGACACCGGACCTATCTAGGTACAGTGGTCACCATGACTGGGAATCGGAAGGTGCTTGCCGCGACGGCAACCGCATACATATCAGCCGAGTTCGAGCGGGCGAAGCTGGCCAAGCGGGTAAGTGTCCGCGCCCTGGCTACTGAGGCCCATTTGGGCTCGTCCACGGTGCAACGAGCACTCAAGGGATCATCGGATCTGCCCGTCGAGGCCTACCTGATGATGTGCTCGGCGCTCGGCATTAACCCCGTCGACCTCATGAAGCGGGCCGAGGAGCACGCATCTGCGGCCCACGGTGACAAACTCGGCTGACACCTTGGCTGACATTCAGCCAGTTTCACGCTCAGACGCTACGGATTAAAAGTCCGCTGCTCTGCCTATTGAGCTATAGGCCCCACGCGCCACAGGCGCCTAGGTAGCGTACCGGCGCGCGGGCGAGCCATGCACACCGGCGATCAGACCTCTCGCTGACATTCCGCGTGCGTGAAACTC
The nucleotide sequence above comes from Propionicimonas paludicola. Encoded proteins:
- a CDS encoding DNA-methyltransferase; the protein is MIPYYSDDSVTLFHGDALAVLRELPDASVDCCVTSPPYFGLRDYGVAGQIGAEASPAEFVAVLVAVFAEVRRVLADDGTLWLNLGDSYARQGGSGRGSGSMLEGRKHGLAQEKNDTRRRKPGVVLPEKNLLGVPWRTAFALQDDGWILRNDIIWAKPNGMPESVTDRLSTKHEHLFLFAKSRRYWFDLDLIKVASTGEAPGNKPNTLAAYADATGTEKGARRWGGNPGSTLLEVHEKRNPGDVWAIATQPFSEAHFATFPVEIPRRAIAAGCKPGGIVLDPFSGSGTTGLAAAELGRRYVGIDLNSDYLDLSLRTRLAQPSALIQGEPA
- a CDS encoding DNA cytosine methyltransferase, translated to MIRACEIHQYEAVMIENVVEAAAWELFDIWLSAMAALGYEVQFISVSAAHVGGEANPHAPQWRDRLYMVFTRKGVRKPDVEPRPLAWCPKCDANVAAVQWWKKPGRHIGKYRQQYIYVCPVGNHGQVEPYVAPAAAAIDWTDLGIRIGDRVDLGMRPLAGGTLRRIEAGLRMVSDPVMVAAAGNTYDAATGKPGNYLRADDPRVWPFPTQATSSQTGIATKFVMATNHDTGARAFDPDCGPLPTRSTKNGEAIIMAEPFVTMLRRNGTATPIGDPLQTFSAGGFHHGLTVPAGAMLMSPASGGKAKPVTEPTPALVTTTRPMLVIPYRKGARPHSLAEPLSTQATHESHGLMAGQVSVEDCYFRMLHPRESANAQRFPADYIITGNRGEQQMQAGNAVAVNVAQWLGGQVAEALSAA
- a CDS encoding DNA cytosine methyltransferase, whose translation is MLTQHQTATTLDVTDFFCGMGGSSTGLRAAGWQVKLAANHWDTAIETHSANHPDTEHLCADLQAVDLRYLPRTRALWASPICTEVSPAGGRRKRDRGGQAGPSLFEEHGHVASAAFERTRVTFSGR
- a CDS encoding YqaJ viral recombinase family protein, producing MTAHITYHHDLEQRSPEWFELRCGMVTASVIGSLVTVEAPDPLAVFCTGCGAHPGLPCLSANRKTPTPMKGFHYCRTADAADEPPTYGIATGDTARAVTLLLAAERINGFSDDTYESFDMLRGRMDEPLARDLYSKTYEPVTECGFIVRDDWGFSIGYSPDGLVGDDGLIEVKSRRPKIQMRTILADEVPAENMAQIQTGLLASNRAWCDYISYCGGMPMWRKRVYPDPAWQAAIIAATAATEQTIAEMVANYKQAVEGLPATERINYNLEIE
- a CDS encoding helix-turn-helix domain-containing protein gives rise to the protein MMEEPAFLTVRSASLLLDGISETIIREAIASKELASVRIGSSTKKTQRQIDGKPSGAIRIPRKALIEWAESKTA
- a CDS encoding phage antirepressor KilAC domain-containing protein, which gives rise to MTAQIIPFRYEGQRELRTVLIDGEPWFVASDVAAILGYRMASDMTRALDDDEKGTHRTRTPSGDQDLLVISEGGMWRVIVQRQVGRMDDGPREAVKAFQRWVTHTVLPEIRKTGSFGIAKALPQSYPEALRALAAEAEAHELAKLRIVELEPAARAWHNIASSTGDFEVGDAAKMLSRDPSINIGPRKLFDWLELHGWIFRRHDGRPRAYQGKIDAGLLAERANRPYLNERTGEYESPAPQVRVTPKGMDRLYAALGGQEAVA
- a CDS encoding helix-turn-helix domain-containing protein, producing MANPTLAAEMRAALARQQRSQSWLAAQAQISKAALSRKMRGETDFTVPELIQCASALGISAASLIEAAA